The genomic window ACACTGGCAGATTAAAATCTTAGCATCTCAGTAACACttaaagaggagaaggcaatggcaccccattccagtactcttgcctggaaaatcccatggatggaggagcctggtaggctgcagtccatggggtcgctaagatttgggcacgactgagtgacttcactttcgcttttcaatttcatgcattggagaaggaaatggcaacccactccagtgttctcgcctggagaatcccagagacagaggagcctagtgggctgccatctatggagttgcacagagtcggacacgactgaagcaacagcagcaacagcactcAAAGAAGGGTGGGCAGAACAGAGGTAGTTTAGTTCAGCCATTTTGACCAACATGCAATCATTGAACCTGAAATGGGCCTATGGGGATAAGAGTTGAGTCCTTTGGAACAGGATGAGTCTGGGTATGATTCATGTTGAGTGGGCAGTGCCATGATGAGGGCATGTGACTGTTCTGGCCCACAGATCATAGACCCTGGCATCCTGGGGATAAAATCAGTATCATACCTTCTGTTGTACAAACCAAGGGGCAAGAACAGTCCCTCAGGGATCTCACTGGGCAAAGCCCAAGTGGCTTCAAGAGCAGAGGCTCACTCGATGGCTCCTATTATATTGGGGGCCACTGTGTCCCCACTGCTTGCAATGCTGGCATTGAGCCCTTCTGTACAAGGCTGACCTTGCTAACTGCTGCCCAAGCTGCATCAAGTCGAACCACAGCTTATTTACTGATGACACTGCAGAAGCAGGTATCCTGATAATCAAATAAAGCTAGCTaagttaaaaatcagaaacaattcTATGGAGCAATGTCCCCACCCTTTCTTCCTAtcccctctctttcccctccccatTACTTCTCAGCCTTGGGACTAAGCATCACCCCAGCACATTCCAGCTCTTTTGCAGGGGTTGCCAGTCTATGCAGAGGAAATCAGCCTTTGCTGTTTATTTGTTCAACACCTTTCAGATGAACTATTAGTCCCTGCATTCAGCAAAACTCTCAGACCCAGTTATCTGTACACAGTCACACCAAAATATGCCTCATCCTCCTGCTTGTTGCTGCTGAATGCCCCCTCCAAGGGATGAGCACCACTGGAAATGCCACCTAATGGAAGCAACATAGCAGCTTCAGTGTGAGCAGCAGCCTCCGTGGTTGTGGTCGGGGGCATCGTGTACAGTATGGAAGCTGTGCCTGTATCACCCAGAATTTCCCCATTCCACACATGGTTCTGTGTATTTACCAGAGTCCTCACTCACTTCCCCACTGTGTACACAGAGCAGGCACTTACAACCAACTCACACAACTGAAGGGCCTGGCTCCTTGAAACATTAAAACTTGTAATGAGCAGTACAGCTGGGAAGCTGAATGGCTTCCAGACCCTTTGGGGAGGGCAGGACTTGAGTAAATTCCCAGCCCTTATGCTGCCGAGATGTGCTACCCATCTGGGGACTCAGTCTTCCAGAATCCCAGCTTCCACACTGACACAATGAGGATAACAGACCCTACtgcacagggttgttgtgaggacaAAGAGAGACAACACAGATGGAGCACCGGACTGCTCTGGGCTTGGGGCAGGTGTACACTAATAGAATTCCTTCTCTTCAGATCACTGACATCTCCATAGACAGTTCTTAATGATAAACTCTTGAGCTCTCCCCAAAGGGTGCATTATCTTGTTTAGAATCTTTAAGCATGGCATATACTACAGTTGATTAAATATTCACTGTGATctcaaaatgtataaaacaaagaAACTGTATAGATGGAGATACTTATTTCTAGTTCATATTTATCAAatagaagagaatttttttttttttccatctagcACTGATCCTTGGTGTTGGCAGCTAAAGTTTCAAGTGATGATTCTTCCCATATGGGTTTGTTTGTCACTGCAGGCTGAAGGCAAAGGGCTGAGAAAAGACAGCAGGAAGGCCCTTCCAGCTAAGAGTTGTGGTATGAAGTCACTGTGAAGTGTCAGCTCTGGGGAAATCATTTGGTAACTGGCTTCTTTCCCAGAACAGTTTCTGGAGGATCTTTCCTGAAGGTAGGAAGGGGCTTCCAGATTATGGTCAATGAAAAACCTAGGATATTCAACCCATATCCAAGGACAGATTTTAAACTACTTTCAGACAGACAGTCAGCAGGAACCTCCAAATTTTCAGACATTCTCTGTCATCTGTCTAATATTTCCACATCTTTCAATATAATTAGGAGGAAAGCAAAATAGAAGATGGTAGTTGGGACAATCCCCCAATAAGAGGATGAAATGTAATGCATcgtcttctatttttttcccttctgaattGTCCTGGTCAAAAAGGTCCCTTCTCACTTTCCTATGGAATTGTAGGAGACTCTGGAGAGCCAAACCCTCTATTTTCTCCCCATTTCATCAAGCCACAAGTTAAAGTTCAAATCCAGGCCCCAGAACCCCAGCAATTAATGTTAAGAGAGCCTTGTGGGAAAGgagcccacctcccacctctcccaGCAGTATTTGCTGGTTTATCATCCAGCCATATTGGTCCAATTTAAAACACAGCTTCACCATTAGTGTCACTTTAGATAAagttgataggaaaaaaaaaaatctgtcccaGTTCAAATCATGATTTCCAAGGACCCCAGAGATGAATCAGCCTCCCTCTGAGTCTCATGAAGAGCTAGAAGGAGCCAAGGGGAACCCCACCTCATGCCCTCTTTACAGATGAGACAGTCAGGCCCAGGAAAGGGACAGGGCTGTCCGTATGCCACTCAGCTACTGAGTTGCTGAATTACTTTATTCCTAGAGAAAGATTTTGATGCTGAGGAAAGTGTGACTTGTTTAGCTCCTGCTGCATTTGGGTCTGTGTCTCCAAcagcaaagtaaaaataaacacatctCTTGCTGGGTCATCATCTTAAACCGCTGCTCAAAGAGGACTCAAAACTGCTCCTGATTCTTTCTTCCTGCTACATACTTCCATGAAAATTAACACATAGTCACTTCTTAGACTGTTGCTGTCAGCTCTCAAGTATTCTTGTAACTGACCATTAGCCTGCTAGAGGGTTTCCAAATGCAGTAGCTGGGCAGCTCCTGGGTCCTTTATATTTACAGCAGAGGGTGTTTAGTGGATCTGCAAACTCTTTCTGAGTTAGTAATTCGCtcagtaatcatcttttaatatcTTTACAATATGTTGAACCTAAACAGCAACACAGTGCCAAAAATTAGTTTAAAGAAAGCTTTCTCTTAATAAGTTgagtcctgccccctcccctctcagTTTGCTACAAAGGAGGTACAGAAAACTGCACTGTCTGGGGCAAGCAgaatcagagaaaagaaagtgaaaacccTTTCACCTTATCGTGTTGCCCAGGTAACCCTTCACTCCCCAGGAGTCACCCACCTTCACCAGCCCGATGGCAGAGAAGAGGGTCAGGCCTGGAGGCagaagggagggacagagaggcggCCTGCGTACCTTTCCGAGCCTGCTGGATGTACCTGGCCAGCAGCGCGCCCAGGTGTGCTCTGGACTCGTCGTCCACCCTCGGCACCGCCCTCAGCTGCCTCCGGGgcgcctcctcctcctgctgcgCCCGAGGGCCCGTGGGGTCCGCGTGAGGCATCGGCTGCGCCAGGGCGCCCGCCGCCAGGACCGCCATCAGCAAGCACAGGCACACGCCGCGGTTCATGGCTGCGGGGAGCAGAGGGAAGGGGACGTGAACGAAAAGGTGGGGCATCCGTGGGCTCTTGAGGAGGGTCGGACACCCAAGGTACAGAGAAGGGGGCTCAGCCCAAAGGCGCGGGGCTCCGGATCCGCCAGGCAGGTGCCAGCACTAGGGAGCCGGTGACCCCAGCATGCGCGTCCGGGCGCACCGCGTTCCTCTTTGGGGTGAACTGCAGTCGGGGGCCCGGGAGTGGTGTGGGGGACGGAGAGAGACCCTGTCCTCTGTCCTGTTTAGCAGACGGAATGTCTTTGGTTTTCCTTTAGTTTGAGGAAGTGTTACAGCGTCGTCTCTCTTCTCCTAACTGGAAAAACAAGAGATTAAAGACAGGTGAAAATTATCCGAAAGGGACGACTCTGTAGGAAAAATAAGAgccttggttttagaaaagaggcACCTTACCAGAGAGCTAAGACGCTTCAAACAGGGAAATAAATGGCGAAAAACTGAGAAGCACGGCTTAAAATACGAGACCAACACGTAAAAGCCGTATTTTTCAAGTTTCCTCTAGGTGCAAATGGGAATTGGCAAGGAACAACTGTGTAAAACACAggcaggctttttaaaaaatcagaaatctgCGCTCAGTCCTCCGGCGTCCGCCAAGCACCGCTGCGTTTTAGATCCGCGCAGATAAAACACTGGGATAGTTCTATCCCCCAAACCTTGAGTTTTCCCGcagtattcagaaaatgaatttaaatttaaaacctcTCGGTAGTGTATTTGAAAAGATTGCAAAGTACACTGGACCGCTGTGTAACATCTAGCGAATCGCAATTTGCCGGCTAACCCGAGCAAATAGATGCTCCAGCGTTGCCTGCGCTGGAGAACAAAGCAAGCGAGTAGAAGTCTGTAAACCAGCCCTATCCACCCAGCCCGCAATGTCCTTTGTgacttggagaaatgtctttcgAGCTGTCGGAAAGAAGACACCGTAAACAGTAAGATGAAATGGAAGGGGAACAGAAGTGAAGAATCATTCTTCGAGGACACTTGGATCCCCGAGAGCCGGGAACCTACCTTCGGAATAGGACGCAGCCGGCTTCGCGGTCCAGCCAGAGCAGCGGGGGAGCTGAGCCAAGTTCAAGGTAGGCGGGCAGGAGGCTGCCTCTTAAATAGCCCCGCCTGAGTCGTTGGCCAGTCATCTGTTTACCCAGTACTGACGCAGAGGGTAGCGGCACGTGCTCCGAGGGCGGCCGCCGGGGCGACAATAGATTGAAGTGGCtgcttgggggggtggggggggcaatGGCCCTGTGGAGCCGGGTGGGTGGCGGGGTGGGTGGCGTCAGCCGCGTCTCGGTCGGGGGGACTTCCTCCCCCAGCTCCGTGCACCCCCTCTGCCTTGCCCATTCCAGCGCGAAGCTCCCCGTCTTCAGGGTGGGAGACCTAGGAATGGGACTCTCCTGCGGGATGGAGAAGCCGCCGCGCGCCTGCAGTTCGCTTTGGGGACCAGAGGCGCGGGAAAGGAAACCCGGGATAGGATGGGGTGGCACTAGACAGCGCTGGATGTCAGCAAAGTGTAATTCTGAGATGGTGGAAATGTCGGCCTCTCTTGGAGCATCCCAGGCTGCTCTGGTTTTTTAACTTTGTTCTCAGCCCCTTGATCCCAGGATCCCGAGGGCAAGGGTCCCTGGGTCAGCGAAAGGGCTACTCCACGGCTGGCTGCGGGTGTCGCGGACTCTGCTTTACGTAGTTGTGAAACGAGGATGAGGCTATTGGGCTTTGCCCGGAGTTTGGGAAAGGGCTGTGTTTTCTTCCAAGCGGAGCTACGTCCTGCCCGCGGCGCCCGCAGCTCCTGTCGCCAACCGGCACCAGCGAGTGTCCCCAAAAGCCCCTCAATCGCCGTTCCCCTCTGGCATCGGCATCCGCCAGTCCCATCTTTCCCAGCTTTTACACTTGGGCCCGGTCCCCGCCGTCTTTGAAATAAAGACCTCGCTCTTGTCACTCACCCCCCTAGTGGGGACAAGGGAGGCACCGCGGCAGCTGTGCGCCCTTCCCTGCGGGGTCGCGCCCCTGGCCAGTGCGCCATAGGGGTCTACACCCACCTCCGCCCTGAAGCCCTTTGGGTTAGAGTCATCTAGTTAGTGCTCCAGTTGTCCCGGTGCTGCAAAATTACTGACAACCCCATTTCAGCAACCGGGGAGCCAACAGAAGCAGCAACTGGCCAAGGCTTCTCCACAGTTTCCTGGAGTCTCAGCAGGCTGAGACTTGAGGGTAGccacccgcccctccccccccttTCCCTTCCTGGAGAAAGATTTGGAC from Capricornis sumatraensis isolate serow.1 chromosome 10, serow.2, whole genome shotgun sequence includes these protein-coding regions:
- the CCK gene encoding cholecystokinin, which translates into the protein MNRGVCLCLLMAVLAAGALAQPMPHADPTGPRAQQEEEAPRRQLRAVPRVDDESRAHLGALLARYIQQARKAPSGRMSVIKNLQSLDPSHRISDRDYMGWMDFGRRSTEEFEYTS